Within Myotis daubentonii chromosome 13, mMyoDau2.1, whole genome shotgun sequence, the genomic segment ATATATACTATTCACCAAACTCCGCTGAATTCTGGGCTTTCAGGTAAAGAAAAGGAACAATTAACAAGGGACACAAAAGTAAATATTGAGTTTAAAAAGCATGGGTGCTCACCCCATTCAATTCAGTCCCACTTCAATATATTATATTCCAAGTAAGAAGAGAAGGAAGTAATTTTCATTCTAATTGTTTCTTGGATTCTTCCATACACCTCATTGCAAGGGCAGTTTTTTAAGGGTAGGTTTTTCACTTTCTGTGACCCCATTTCCCAGTATTTGGGAATTACGCTTTATGTTTCTGATGATGCTTTTCTAAATGGAATGAGCACAATGACTGAAGCAAGGACATTTTCTCTCCGGagtagagaaacatccatatggaTTCAAGAGGATGTTAAACCTAGTTGGGGGTTAAGAGCAGCAATCTGAGTCAATATTACTATTGAGGTTGGTGTAGGAGCAATGAAATTTGACACCATGGACATATTATCAAAGCCTTTCTGTTAGGGTCCCTTTTGTGCCTTATTCCTGAAAATTACTCATGGAAGTAGAGAACTGAAAACAATTTGGCTAATAATGCTGAGGCACAAAAATGCTCAGAACTGAAAGGAAGCCTGTGTGTCCTGACTATAGTGAGGAAGAGGCAGAGCGACATGAGAGGAGACTAGAGATGCTGACAAGGGCCAGTTGTTGACAAGGGCTGTACAGGCCATGGTAGGGCCTTGCAGCTCATTCTAAATTTAATGAGTTGCCAATGAAAGTTTTAAACAAGGGAGAAGCATAATCCCATTTTCACTTTCAAAAGTCATTCGGGCTGATTTGTGAAGAATAAAATAGAGAGGGATATAGTTCATATGAAACAACAGTGGAACACTGCatacaaattattattaaatctGGCATTGTTTTAGGGATAGAAATAATCCCAGCTACAGATATTACCTTGCTTTGATTAAAATGTGGCTTTAACGCTGTGCTTCAGAAATGATGTCAACTCTTTATAAGAAGCCACCCGAAAGAGCACCTAGCACTCACTAATGCTTAGGGAATCTAGTGTTCAATTTCTCAAAGGGAGCCTGAGCTATGAACATGTTTGACTTTTAGAAATTATAGCAAGGAAATATGTtgtcttattttgtcttttttttcttgtagCTTCGATGAAATGGCTAAATATGACCTTCCAGCCACAATTGACTTCATTGTAAAGAAAACTGGACAGGAAAAGCTACACTATGTTGGCCATTCCCAGGGCACCACCATTGGTAGGTAAAGTAGTCAGAGAAGGTGGTTTAATTCACACAGACCCTTTCCAGTTGCAGGTGTGTTAGTCATTGCGCTATTGCTCTCCATtcattacatatataatataatgtCTTCAACAACCTGATGGTATAGGAACAATTATTATTCCTATTGTATACATGGGGAAACAAACAGGGGGTAAATAATTTGTGCAAAGTCACATAgttattacaaactagaggcctggtgcacaaaattcatgcactggaggagaggtgtccctcagcccagcctgtgccctctcgtagtctggaagccctcgggggatgtccgactgccggagaatgtggggagcagggctaagccagcagtcagacatcctcagcactgccgtggaggtgggagaggctcccgccactgccactgtgctcaccagcaatgagcctggcttctggatgagcagcactcccctttTGGGAgcatattgaccaccagggggcagctcctgtgttgagcatctgccccctgctggtcagtgtgcgtcacagtAACCAGTTGTCCCACTGTTTGGTTGaatttcatattagccttttattatataggatgaggtagCTCATTTACCAGCCCAGGCACTCTGACACCCAAGCCCATGCTCTGAAACATTGCACCACACAGCCTCTGCACTGAATTGATTCCATTCACTCAGTCATATTAATGGAGCATCTACCAGATGTCCTGAGAATAcagcaataaataaaacagattaaAATCTCTGTCTTCCTACTATTTATATTCcagtgggaggaggcagagaaaataacaaagattaaaaagtaaaatataaagttgATTAGATAATGGTAATGctatggaaagaaaagaaatgaaggaaggatATTAGGAAGCATCAGAGGGGTACACGGCGATTTTAAATAGGGGACAGCACCAACCACCCTCTAAGCAATGAAGGAGGTCAGGGAGTGAGGCGTGGGCATTGCATACCTGGATGACTAGTGTTCCAGGAAGAGGGAATGGCAAGTGCAAATGATCTGAGCCTGGAGTAGTACAAATAACTCTTTTTTGCAACAATATGATTATCCTATTTCTACAGTCAGATAAAAGAGCtcattataactttttaaaagctctagGCCCATATCCTCATAGAGAATCtgtggaaacaaaacaaatattaaaaaataatagaatctgATTAACTTGAACAAGCACTGATGGTTAATCTCCCAGGTTTCCTCAGATGGCAATCCTATTAAACCTAAAGTAATGTCACagttgtaacacacacacacacacacacacacacacacacacacacacacacacacatacacttcaCCGATTTCTTTGTCGTTCTGTTTCAGGTTTTATTGCCTTTTCTACTAATCCCAAACTGGCTAAAAAAATCAAAGCCTTCTACGCATTAGCTCCAGTTGCTACTGTGAAATACATCAAAAGCCCGTTAAAAGAACTTAAACTTATTCCTTCATTCCTCTTCAAGGTATGTGATTCTTTTTAACTGAATGTAAGATATCAAATTGTCCGTGGATTTCAAAGGGATGGAAAGATGCAAAAACACCTAGTGACCAATCATGTTTGCATTCAGAATAAAGATGTACATATTTACTAGTACTCTACTATTTCTTGCATAGCACTGGCCACATTTGAATACCCACTACAGCCTGTGAGATCCCTGTACATTTCTTTGGTCTTGATTACTTTGTGTGGCTTAGCAATGCCCTCATAGATATTTCATATACCAAGCACTCCATTCAGCTCTGTCAAGACTGGGATTCCACCACTGGAGCAGGGAAGgggaaataaaaccaaaacaaaatagtCCAATAAAAGCTGAAACcagccccaaccggtttggctcagtggatagagcatcggcctgtagactgaagggtcctaggttgattccggtcaagggcatgtaccttggttgcgggcacatcctcagtagggggtgtgcaggaggcagctgatcgatgtttctctctcatcgatgtttctgactctctatctctctccctttctctctgtaaaaaatcaataaatatatattttttaaaaaaagaactgaaactAACTGGGCCAAGAAAACTATAAAGAGGAAGAATAAGatagaaagggaagggaggggaagggaggggaggggagggaagggaagggaagggaagggaagggaagggaagggaagggaagggaagggaagggaagggaagggaaaaggagaaagagaaaaataatggttGAGTGAGGCAAGGACTTTGAGACCCCTCTTTAAATACTCTTGGCTTTCTATGCCTTTTCCTAAGAGCTCCTTTCTCTTTAAATAGGGATTTCTTAGGGCAGTAGTATAGATTTCAACAAACCATAAATATTAAGTAGGCATACCTGACAgggaattaataatatatattttttctgaagcTTAATCACCTACTTCTCCCACCCATGAAAACCATCACATACACAGTTTCCTTTAAAAGAGTAGTTTAGCCTCAAGCTATCCAATGTAATGATGACATTTCCTTGTCTGATTTTGTCCTATTCACTTCTTTTGACTCTTAATTAACATGTGTGTCTAAAACCTATAAAACTTTACTTAGAATCAAAGCTTTTATTCAAAGTGCAAGATTTTATGATGATCCAAGCTACATTGATACAGAACTTATTTCCTACTGGTACTCATATTTTCTCATAGGCGATGTAGAgagtggaaaacaaacaaacaaaaacaaacaacaacaacaaaaatacattagACCTTAAGTCAGAGTCTTGGATCAAGATTCTAGTTATAATCAGTTCTAATTAGCCCAAGAGCTTGACTATTAGCCTCATGttttctcatgtataaaatggggatgacaaAATGTCTATTTTGCTCCAGAAGAGTTAAGTCCTATCCTTTCCATTATTAAACTACCTAgcctcgccctaactggtttggcttagtggatagagcatccgcctgcggactgaagggtcccaggtttgattccagtcaagggcatgtaccttggttgcgggcacatacccagtagggggtgtgcaagaggcagctgattgatgtttctctctcatcgatgttcctaactctctatccctctcccttcctctctgtaaaaaatcaataaaatatatattaaaaacaaacaaacaactaccTAGcctccttgtctttctgaagacTTAGTTGAAAATATGGTTCAGCGTCACCATTTTCCTTTCTGATCTTTTCATGATTTATTATTGAAATCACACATCTTGAACTTAGTTGTGACATTCTGCATTCTGCCATGctgttttatgattttatttcataACTCTTATTACCCCAACTAGACTCtaattcttttgtgttttatACTCATTCTCAGCAGGCAGTACAGTTCTCAATGTAACAACAAATACCCAGTATTAATATATCCCCTGCTTATTCCACAACTTTATTGTgggaattattttaatatgtttgaaATTCCTAAAACAGCATTAAAACTATGAAAATATCAGCCTATTTACACCTGAACTGGTAAATTAGACAAATTAATTAGTACTTTCCGCAGCTCGATTTTTCTAATCCtctgatgcttttatttttcaggttatATTTGGTAACAAAGAATTCTTCCCACATAATTATTTTGATGAATTCCTGGGCACTGAATTGTGCTCCCGGAAGATACTAAATGAGCTCTGCAGCAATGCTTTATTTATCATTTGTGGATTCGACCATAAGAACTTGAACATGGTTTGTATGCATTGAAATTTCTATTCTGAATATTTGGAGCAACAGTTTTTTATTACTTGTCCCATCATCACTTAGAAATGGTACTTTATAAGAACTAGGAGTAGCTTCAGAATTGTGTACGTGATATGCAGATAAGCCTAACAGAAATCACAAGTCATTGCTCCCAGTTTTGTCCCCTGCAGCTCCCTTCCATCACCCCATTGTCCCTTTATGTAGAAAAAATAATCACaactcactatatatatatatatatatatatatgtactgtcatttatacatacacacacacacacacacacacacacacacacacacacacacagttcttcAAAGCAAGAAGTTTCCCATTTTGATAAAATGGAGATGGTAAACTCTCCTGTTTGGGTGGCTATGAATTAGATGAGTTCGCCTGTGCAAGCTCTAAAGTGACGTACAACTGTGTTGTTCATATCCTTCCAGTAAATGCTGCCCTTAAGCACTTGAACTGGTTCAGGAAATCTTACATCTTAGCTTaaatatttatgtcttttcagcACAATATCAGGAAAACTTACATCCTAGAAACAAAATGAAGATCTaagtgtgagtgtgcatgtgtgtgctttcTTCCTAGAGTCGCTTGGATGTGTATCTATCACATAATCCAGCAGGGACTTCTGTTCAAAACATGCTCCATTGGTCTCAGGTATCATTTTGCAAATGCTGTTAAAATTTATGTTGTGAGCCTTAACCTAAAGCACATTTTCCAAATATCCTGTCAAATGTTCCTGTTGGGGAATTTTTCTGGCATGGGACTACCAGCTAAAAATAACTATCATTCCATGTGAGTGGAAATCCTATGGAAACAGGTACTCTGGGCAGCAAAGAAATGAATGATTTTTATGAAGGCAAAGCTGCATTTAAACTTGCATCAGTACCTTGCCCTGGGTGATGAATAGATTTTATTTtcggaaggaaaaaaaaagttttttaatacTTGTAATTGTTTTAATGGGAAGTTATACTACTTGGACATGTTTGGgtttttatttcacatagcaATCAGGGTTTTTATTTCCTGTGTTCTTCTTTTCTCTACATTAGGCTGTTAAGTCTGGGAAATTTCAAGCTTTTGACTGGGGAAGCCCGGTTCAGAACATGATGCACTTTAATCAGGTAAGCTTCTTACAGTTAAAATCATTCACATTTTCAAAGACAAATCTTTAAAAGGTTAAAGATGAAATTATGATAACTGTGCATATGTTTTCCAAAGGAATGTGAGTGCCTAAACCTCGCCTTACAGAAATAATAAAGTAGGATATTATTTTCTTGTGATTCCTTCATCATGTCAAGCATCACCACGGTCTCCCGTTGTCCCAATGGGTTCTCATGTTCCAGTGGCTGTGCTCGTTCGAGCTGCTCTGGAAATAACACATCCCTACATGTGACAAACTTAGAATGAATTCCTCACCCCTCACCACATTAGACAGACCTGCCCTGTATCCCagactccccgccccccagcaagcTGTTCTCTCCAAAGTGCAATTAACTAGTATAATAAACCAGTAATTCTGACTGTTCATGAGATAGAGCTGGAATCTCCGGTCTTTTAAACAATATCCTCTCCTTTGTTGTCAGCCAGGAGAGTGACTCCATCACATTTCCAGATATAAAAGAAGGATGGTGTGCTTGCAGGTCGAGGGTGGGAATCGTTTTCAGCAGAAGGCCCCTTGGGGGGCAGGCAGACACACTGTGCGCTCTTCCCACTTTTTGTAGCACAAAGAACCCAAACTTTGGAGTCTGCCCTCTTTGAGGTCAGTATGAGTTCAGGCAATAGTTTCTTCATCTCTTCTCCTACATTTAAGGAGTTATTGATAATATTTAATGGGATAATGTCTATCAATCCTTCACACAGAGTAAACTCTCAGATTACCACTGGCTAAATATAAATAAGGGGAACACctacattttttttgtaatttctccccttctcctccttacCATACCCCAAAATTTTCCACCCAAGTGGTAGCTGAACAAAACTACTAATCTTCATCTGCTTCCATGCCTCAATATTTAGAAGGGATTTATGTCTTTCATCACAATATCCTATGTGTAGAGAAGATGCccccatttttaaaacatctttgatGTCTTTAAAGATGTTTTTAGAACATCATCGGATCAAACGTTTGTTGAAAACACTCTCCACCCACAACCATCACCTCCTCAAACACTCGAAACAGATATTTGCTTTGAATGGGTCTTTCTACAGGGCTCTAAAACCGGTAATCCAAGGACACCATTTTGAAGGATTAAGTGAGACCAGAATAACCTAATCCCAAATCCGCCCTCCCTCCAAGCAAGCTGTTAATTGCTAAGGATGATCTTCAACTAAAATAGGGTAttaaaatattaaggaaaacTGCACATAGTAAAATCCTTTGTTGTGGAAAGTTGCCCATTTCCTAAGGtgacaataggaaaaaaatatttggggtTAGTTTTCTTGAGAATATGAcataaaaaaactaacaaaattcTGTAGGaaaattctctctttcttttttgtggtcCTGCTTTATGAGCCTTTATAAAGGCTATGTGTGAATGGCAATTTTCTAGAAATAGGAAATGGGTCTGATGATAGCTTTTCTCAGAATTCGAACCAACATTATGTAAACCCAGGCAAGTATTTAACACAGACAGCCTCTTAAATGAACCGATTAATCTACAGACTGACCCTACTGGTAAGTCAatgcaaaaccaaaataaacGTATCAGGATATTTTGAGGAGCTCATACTTTAGACTTTTTGGGTAGAAACAATCTATTGCAGTTAGAACCCAAGAAAGTTGACTCCCTTCAGCAGGagttgaaatataaattttaagtttGTAAGCATTGCTATCTAAAGCCTCACTATTCACACATGGTTCAGGAACAGCAACAGCCGTATCACCTGGGAATGCAGAACCTAGGGTCTTCCCCTAGATGTGCTGAATCAGAATTTTCATTTTCACAAGATCCCTAAGTGATTCTCAAGCTGttaaatttgagaagcactgatctaaATCATTTTGCATCCAATTTGCTCTCTGGGTAAAGGTGACTTTCTCTGAGCAATTGTTGTTTAGAATTTACTTGTAAAACTAGGTCatgacatttgcaacaacattgaTGAAATTTGAGGACATTAAACTAAGAGAAAggtaaatactatatgatctcagatgtggaatctaaaacagaaaaacaaacaacaatataACTGAGCTCATGGctatagagaacagattggtggatGCCAGAGACAAGGGTagtgggcaaaatgggtgaagatGGTAAAAAGgttacaaacttccagttataaaacaaaTGACTCCTGAGAATGCAAATGTATAGCACGGTACTAccattaataatactgtattgtatatttgaaagtggCCAAGAGAGTGaatcttaaaaattctcatcacaagaaaacaaaattgcaACTATGTTAAGTGAAGGAAATTAACCAGATTTAGTGTtttgatcatttcacaatatatacatatatcaaaacattatgttgtacacctaaaattaatataaGGTTTTATGacaattatacctcaatagaaAATACGTAGGCCAGTTTAGGTTGTATAAGCTACCCAAGGAATACGTATTGGGGTTTAAAGTGCAGACACCTATGAAAACTGTGGTTCTTTCTCTCTTGTATCTTAGCCCACACCTCCCATCTACAGTGTGACAGACATGAATGTGCCAATTGCAGTGTGGAATGGCGGCAAAGATTGGTTGGCTGACCCTCAAGATGTTGACCTTTTGCTTCCAAAGCTCCCTAATCTCATTTACCACAAGAACATTCCCTTTTACAATCACTTGGATTTCATCTGGGCAATGGATGCCCCTCAAGAAGTTTACAATGAAATTGTAAACTTGATGGGAAAAGATCAGAATTAGTTCTGGATTTGAAGAATTATCCATTTACTTTTCCaaatactttttgttttctgtcGCATGATTTTCTGTAATGTCTGAGACATAATGCTTCTTTCAATAATCTTGACTTTAGAAATATATTAGCATCAAccaattttctgtttttcatttaaaataattttttaatttgatttttcacttaaaaattgaTTTAGAAACATTTGAAAGAGCACATTTCTGGAGAGGTGAAACTTCCAATCTCATTCAATTTATCTTCTCAACTCAGCATAGATTATGACCTATAAACCATGAGTGTCTCCAAAAGACAATCCTGGGATTGAATATTGACACCTTGTATGAATCCTTGAGGTTGAATAAATTGCTTTCAATTGTCTACTATTGCTGAAGCTGTCTTTCCATCTTCATAAGCGGAAGGAACATCACCTGCTCTTTCGCATGTTTCACCCCATGAAAAGGCAAATTAGGGATAAAATGAGTTGATGTCAGCTCACTTTCACTTCCTAGGGAGAAGAGAGCAAGGATAGGTTAGGAAGCAACAGAAATCTGGTTTTGGAAATTGGGAAGCAAAGGGTGTGCTGTCCATTCCTACTACTGTTCTGCCCCCATATCCCTGGACCTTATCCACAAAACAGGCAGCAACTAAACAAAAGATTTTTGAAATCACTGCCACTTTCCTGGAAACCACAGGATCCAGAAACATTCCCACTGCTATTTAAGTCAGAATGTACAACTCCCAGCAGTTGATATACCTCCCCGCAAAATGATGGCTCCCCCACACTTCCAAAATTTCCAGTAAGCACGGCCTCACCTGGGAAATTCTATTAACCCCATAATATTATGACCTCATATTTAATGCAATGCAGCTTTGGGGGTCCCACTTATCATGCCGTGGTTGGGTTTAATGTATAAAACATAAATGAGATCAACAGTATCTTGTACCTAGCATAGAATATAGAACATAGTGGACAGTCACAAAAATCTGttaatggtttttattatattgttatGTCCCTCAACCTTTGCTAGAAAGCCTGaagctttcttatttatttttattctctcactTAGTTTTTAaagtggaaacaaaacaaaaaaaaaaatctaaaaggacATTGTTTAGGGGCCTTTATTTCAATCATTTCCATGAACTTTGACAGCAGCCTTTAATAAGCTGACATGAGAATCTCAGTGACTAGTGTCAAATACTCATGGTGGTGTACCCAAATAAGGAGTTGGATGTTTCATCAGTTCTGCCTTCTCAAGAGAagaatatgaattatgttcttaGTCCCCTGTGCTTTTCCAGCTAACTGGCTTTTGTTTAGTTTGCATTTAGCAAACAAAGGCAACTTTGGTTTGGGTCTTTGAACACAAGTTAATGTAtttgctcccacagcagctctACTAATATCTCTCAATCCTAAATCTGAATTGTTAACATatcagctgatcaaggattcatTTCTCTAGCCACTTCCCTCTTCCTGTGTTAATTTTAAGCAAATTTGAGACATCACATATTCATCCATATTTCCATATGTATTTCTAGATGATAAGATCCCTTTCTTTAACATAATAATACCATTATCACAACCAAATCTTCCTTAATATCAATTAACTATCCAGTCAGTGTTCAAATTTCTAATTGTCTCATAAATGTCaacttttttaaaacagtttgTTTGAATCAGAATCCAAATAAAGCCTTCACCTTTTAttgttgatctgtttcttatCTCTTTAGGTCTATACATTAcctattccttttatttttattcctttaatatTTAATCAGTTTTGAAAGAACTGTgtcttttttcttataatttcataCCACTGAGATTTTGctattaatatttcagtagtaTCACTTAATATGACCTCACCCCTTCATTTCCCATAAATCAGGATTTCTTAACCTCAACACTATTGATAGTTATTGCcagatatttgtttatttttctgggcattgtaggatatttatcagcatccctggcctctacccactataTTCCAGTAGTACACATGCACCCCAAGTTGTGACAGCTACACATGTGTCCAGATGTTGAGGCAGCATTTTTCACTCTCCCCACTGTTGAGGCAGCATTGTTCACTCTTTTCTAAATTATAACCTTGATCAGATTAAGATTGTTTTTTAGAAAAACTACTTCATAGACcatgttatatttttctataatgagGATCATAATGCCTATATGTCTCTCATTTAGGATGCCAATGGCCATTTCTTTTTATCACCTAGATCTGATAGTTCATTAGAGGTTATAGAATGGTGACATTCTAATTTaatcatttcttcttcatttattatCTGGGATACTACCATAAATTTTCTGCACATACTATTTGGTTACCTAAAATgcataatttttcctttttttccaagTTCCACAattaatattccttttttttactACCATAACAAATTCATATTTCTATGTATATTTGATGTGTTTCAGTTCAATGTAATTTGATCCATACTAATATTAATATTATGCCCTCTATTGCTTGTGAGAGCCACTATAAATTGGCTCCAAAGTTCTTTTGGCCAATTCTGTCATCTTGTATATTTGCTGTTCCTGCTTTGGaattaattatttcttcaaaaagcaCTGCTACTTTCAGGAAGTATTTTTACCAGTGAGGGTGATCATTGTTATTGGGTGGATCATTGCTTTTAGGCCTTTTCAATGTAAAGAGTAAGGTAATACTGTTAAGATAAAATATATCAGGAGTTCATATTTATTCCTCAATTAATTTATAGAAAATCATCAGCTATTCATCTTCTTCACCATGACATCTGTAACATATAACGCTTGAACAGTAATAGTTACATCTTAAATAGTCTTCCTTTCTCTAGTCTCTatgcttaatatttcaaactaaGTCCTAAGATTCTGTCCATTCAACATCTTAAGTTCATATTCTTCAACCTGCCATCCCAAATTCTCATAAATCTAGAGTTAGTTATCTCTACTGTCTCTCCTTCAACTACTTTAATTAGTAGCCTTCCTTCTAGTCAAACTCTCTTCATTATGTCTCAAATGTAACTCCTGACTTGCACAATCCTTTTGCTGCTCACATCCCCTTGCTCCCCAAGTTCCATAAGGATTTTGTGAAAGCAGAGGCTGGTGGAAGTTGAACACACAGGGCGTCCATGTCACAGAGAGACACCAAGCTTAGGAAAGTCCCAATCTTGTATAAGGGACTACTAGCAAACCTGTGCAATCTCTGCCCCAAAGTGTTTTCTTATTATACTGGTCAAACCTGCCTTCTAGCCTGAAAAGAGACACGCCTCTGTCTGCTATACAAACAGAGGGCaggttttttttctgaaaagataGTCTGGAACAAAAACTGATCTGAGAAGTGCAGAAATACCCCAAAGAATAGTCTCCCAGGGTCAATCTTCAGCATACATCAACGTCACCtagaaagccctagctggtttggctca encodes:
- the LOC132214967 gene encoding gastric triacylglycerol lipase-like, whose product is MWLLLTVASLISALGTTHGFFGTLNHESPEVTMNISQMISYWGYPSEEYEVITEDGYILEVYRIPYGKKNAENRGQRPVVFLQHGLLASATNWIANLPNNSLGFLLADAGYDVWLGNSRGNTWARRNIYYSPNSAEFWAFSFDEMAKYDLPATIDFIVKKTGQEKLHYVGHSQGTTIGFIAFSTNPKLAKKIKAFYALAPVATVKYIKSPLKELKLIPSFLFKVIFGNKEFFPHNYFDEFLGTELCSRKILNELCSNALFIICGFDHKNLNMSRLDVYLSHNPAGTSVQNMLHWSQAVKSGKFQAFDWGSPVQNMMHFNQPTPPIYSVTDMNVPIAVWNGGKDWLADPQDVDLLLPKLPNLIYHKNIPFYNHLDFIWAMDAPQEVYNEIVNLMGKDQN